In one Methylobacterium sp. SyP6R genomic region, the following are encoded:
- the ytfQ gene encoding galactofuranose ABC transporter, galactofuranose-binding protein YtfQ, with protein MHRLLLAATLLTGFAASTASAAGLTVGFSQIGSESGWRAAETSVTKSEAQKRGVTLKIADAQQKQENQIKAIRSFVAQGVDAIFLAPVVATGWDAVLKEAREAKIPVVLLDRDIDPSGKDLYLTAVTSDSVHEGKVAGDWLVKTVGSKTCNVVELQGTVGASVATNRKKGFEQAIAGTPTIKVVRSQTGDFTRSKGKEVMESFIKAEGGAKSICAVYAHNDDMMVGAIQAMKEAGLKPGKDILTVSIDGVPDIFKAMMAGDANATVELTPNMAGPAFDAIIAYKTKGTVPPKWIQTESKLFTAADDPQKVYDSKKGLGY; from the coding sequence ATGCATCGTCTTCTTCTCGCCGCCACGCTCCTCACGGGCTTCGCCGCCTCGACTGCGTCGGCGGCCGGCCTGACGGTGGGGTTCTCGCAGATCGGCTCCGAATCCGGCTGGCGCGCCGCCGAGACCTCGGTCACCAAGTCCGAGGCGCAGAAGCGGGGCGTCACCCTGAAGATCGCCGACGCGCAGCAGAAGCAGGAGAACCAGATCAAGGCGATCCGGTCCTTCGTGGCGCAAGGCGTCGACGCGATCTTCCTGGCGCCCGTGGTGGCGACGGGCTGGGACGCGGTGCTGAAGGAAGCGCGCGAGGCGAAGATCCCGGTCGTGCTCCTCGACCGCGACATCGACCCCTCCGGCAAGGACCTCTATCTCACCGCCGTCACCTCCGACAGCGTCCACGAGGGCAAGGTCGCGGGCGACTGGCTGGTGAAGACCGTCGGGTCGAAAACCTGCAACGTCGTCGAATTGCAGGGCACGGTGGGCGCCAGCGTCGCGACCAACCGCAAGAAGGGCTTCGAGCAGGCCATCGCCGGAACACCCACCATCAAGGTCGTACGCAGCCAGACCGGCGACTTCACCCGCTCCAAGGGCAAGGAGGTGATGGAGAGCTTCATCAAGGCCGAGGGCGGGGCTAAATCGATCTGCGCGGTCTACGCCCACAACGACGACATGATGGTCGGCGCGATCCAGGCCATGAAGGAAGCGGGACTCAAGCCCGGCAAGGACATCCTCACCGTCTCGATCGACGGCGTCCCGGACATCTTCAAGGCGATGATGGCGGGCGATGCCAATGCCACCGTCGAGCTGACCCCGAACATGGCCGGCCCGGCCTTCGACGCCATCATCGCCTACAAGACCAAAGGCACCGTCCCGCCGAAATGGATCCAGACCGAATCGAAGCTCTTCACCGCGGCCGACGATCCGCAGAAGGTCTACGATTCGAAGAAGGGGCTCGGGTATTGA
- a CDS encoding HD domain-containing protein: MTPDELAGTLDFLQRAEALKSTLRNGTTASGRQESTAEHTWRLCLMVMVLTDGIDGIDALKLLKMCLVHDLGEAVGGDIPATDPRAADKGLQERRDLLALTATLPSARRDEIVGLWEEYEAGTSPEAVLAKGFDKLETILQHNQGRNPPGFDYAFNLAYGAKHTARHPLTAAIRAVLDEGTRARMAPRVEGPDPGGSTLDG, encoded by the coding sequence GTGACCCCGGACGAACTCGCCGGCACGCTCGATTTCCTGCAACGGGCCGAAGCGCTCAAGAGCACCCTGCGCAACGGCACCACCGCCTCCGGCCGGCAGGAGAGCACGGCCGAGCATACCTGGCGGCTCTGCCTGATGGTGATGGTCCTGACCGACGGCATCGACGGGATCGACGCGCTCAAGCTCCTCAAGATGTGCCTCGTCCACGATCTCGGCGAGGCGGTCGGCGGCGACATCCCGGCGACCGATCCCCGCGCGGCGGACAAGGGGCTCCAGGAGCGCCGGGATCTCCTCGCCCTCACGGCGACGCTGCCATCGGCGCGCCGGGACGAGATCGTGGGATTGTGGGAGGAGTACGAGGCCGGCACCTCGCCGGAGGCGGTCCTGGCTAAGGGCTTCGACAAGCTGGAGACGATCCTCCAGCACAACCAGGGCCGCAACCCGCCGGGCTTCGACTACGCCTTCAACCTCGCCTACGGTGCCAAGCACACCGCCCGCCACCCGCTGACGGCGGCGATCCGCGCCGTGCTCGACGAGGGCACGCGGGCGCGCATGGCACCGCGCGTGGAGGGGCCGGACCCTGGCGGCTCGACCCTCGACGGCTGA
- a CDS encoding MerR family transcriptional regulator: MTPSQKPSFRCLTPAQAGATLGVSAKALRLYEQRGLLAPDRTRTGWRAYDAAAMARAAEIVGLRRLGLSLAQVARVLDGEPRDLDAGLAAHEARLSEAGQRTAAALARVRALRADLARGSLPAPAAVTRALVESAPLAIGFVLPWPWDGEWFALHDLPRLSFLTGPLGSGKTRFARGLAAALPDVAFLGLDRLGDPDLARRLAEDAPLAERVERRLAWLVEEGAERSEALTALVVALETDAPASLVIDMVEEGLSAATQVALMAHLRLRGTDKRALVLMTRSSSILDLDALAPQEVVILCPANHDVPLLAVPHPGGRGYEAAATCLAAPDVRARTAGMMAVRPA, from the coding sequence ATGACCCCGTCGCAGAAACCGTCGTTCCGTTGCCTCACGCCCGCGCAGGCCGGCGCCACGCTCGGCGTCTCCGCCAAGGCCTTGCGCCTCTACGAGCAGCGCGGCCTGCTCGCGCCCGACCGCACCCGCACCGGATGGCGTGCTTACGACGCGGCCGCGATGGCGCGGGCCGCCGAGATCGTCGGCTTGCGCCGTCTCGGCCTGAGCCTCGCTCAGGTGGCCCGCGTGCTCGACGGGGAGCCGCGCGACCTCGATGCGGGCCTCGCGGCGCATGAGGCCCGCCTGAGCGAGGCCGGCCAGCGGACCGCCGCCGCCCTCGCCCGGGTGCGGGCGCTGCGCGCGGATCTTGCCCGCGGCAGCCTTCCGGCGCCCGCTGCGGTGACGCGCGCGCTGGTCGAGAGCGCACCCCTGGCGATCGGCTTCGTGCTGCCCTGGCCGTGGGACGGAGAATGGTTCGCCCTCCACGACCTTCCCCGGCTCTCCTTCCTCACCGGGCCGCTCGGCAGCGGCAAGACCCGCTTCGCGCGAGGCCTCGCGGCGGCCCTGCCCGATGTCGCCTTCCTCGGCCTCGACCGCCTGGGCGATCCCGACCTCGCACGACGCCTGGCGGAGGACGCGCCCCTGGCGGAGCGGGTCGAGCGCCGGTTGGCGTGGCTGGTCGAGGAGGGTGCGGAGCGATCGGAGGCGCTGACCGCGCTCGTCGTCGCGCTGGAGACCGACGCCCCCGCATCGCTCGTGATCGACATGGTGGAGGAGGGCTTGAGCGCGGCGACGCAGGTCGCCCTGATGGCGCATCTGCGTCTGCGGGGCACGGACAAGCGGGCCCTCGTGCTGATGACCCGGTCCTCGTCCATCCTCGACCTCGACGCCCTCGCGCCGCAGGAGGTCGTCATCCTGTGCCCGGCCAACCACGACGTGCCCCTGCTCGCCGTGCCGCATCCGGGCGGGCGGGGCTACGAGGCCGCGGCGACCTGCCTCGCCGCTCCCGACGTCAGGGCGCGCACGGCCGGAATGATGGCCGTCCGGCCCGCCTGA
- a CDS encoding aspartate/glutamate racemase family protein — protein MPRIACLHTIDSNAAVFDAALQTTGLTGIHLYHTVRADLLAAAEREGGLTPAIAAETAALLRDLSAQADAVLLTCSTLGPAVESASRDVAAPVLRVDAALAAEAVKAGGQVVVLCAVATTVEPTRRLFEAAARATGAQIGVEVVPQAWEAFKAGESDRYRALVARAADAARDAGARQVALAQASMAGAAALLPADETPPHQPDGRPRRGDRRRPGRVADPRDGGEGRSRRPLTRPLRPVRWKSGSTHRGEP, from the coding sequence ATGCCCCGCATCGCCTGCCTTCACACGATCGACAGCAATGCCGCCGTTTTCGACGCGGCGCTGCAAACCACCGGCCTGACCGGAATCCACCTGTACCACACCGTGCGCGCCGACCTGCTCGCCGCCGCCGAGCGCGAGGGCGGCCTCACGCCGGCTATCGCCGCCGAGACCGCCGCGCTTCTGCGCGACCTGTCCGCGCAAGCCGATGCGGTCCTGCTGACCTGCTCGACCCTGGGCCCGGCCGTGGAATCCGCGTCTCGCGACGTCGCGGCGCCGGTCCTGCGGGTCGATGCGGCGCTCGCCGCCGAAGCCGTCAAGGCGGGCGGCCAGGTGGTGGTGCTCTGCGCCGTCGCGACCACGGTCGAGCCGACCCGGCGCCTCTTCGAAGCCGCCGCGCGGGCGACGGGCGCGCAAATCGGCGTGGAGGTGGTCCCACAGGCCTGGGAGGCCTTCAAGGCGGGCGAGTCCGACCGCTATCGGGCACTGGTCGCCCGCGCCGCCGACGCCGCGCGAGACGCGGGTGCGAGGCAGGTCGCCCTGGCGCAGGCCTCGATGGCCGGCGCCGCCGCCCTGCTCCCCGCAGATGAGACGCCCCCTCACCAGCCCGACGGTCGGCCTCGCCGCGGCGATCGCCGCCGCCCGGGCAGGGTCGCCGATCCGCGTGACGGCGGAGAGGGCCGGTCGAGAAGGCCCTTGACCCGGCCCCTGCGGCCGGTCCGATGGAAGTCAGGTTCGACCCACCGAGGTGAGCCATGA
- the ybaK gene encoding Cys-tRNA(Pro) deacylase has translation MSKTTRATQALARAGIPHTVHTYDYDPEATRIGLQAAEAMGVAPGEVFKTLMAAIDGKPVCVLVPSDREVSLKKLAAAFAGKSAAMMRPAEAERLTGYHVGGISPLGQKRSVPILVDAAALGFSEIFVNGGQRGLQVRVRPDDLVRVLQARTEAVT, from the coding sequence ATGTCGAAGACCACCCGCGCCACCCAGGCTCTTGCCCGCGCCGGCATCCCCCACACCGTCCACACCTACGACTACGACCCGGAGGCGACCCGCATCGGCCTCCAGGCGGCGGAGGCGATGGGCGTTGCCCCGGGCGAGGTGTTCAAGACCCTGATGGCGGCGATCGACGGCAAGCCGGTCTGCGTGCTGGTGCCCTCCGACCGGGAGGTGTCGCTGAAGAAGCTCGCCGCCGCCTTCGCGGGAAAATCCGCCGCGATGATGCGCCCGGCCGAGGCGGAGCGGCTGACCGGCTATCATGTCGGCGGCATCAGCCCGCTCGGCCAGAAGCGATCGGTCCCGATCCTGGTCGATGCGGCGGCCCTCGGCTTCTCCGAAATCTTCGTCAATGGCGGCCAGCGCGGGCTGCAGGTGCGGGTGAGGCCCGACGACCTCGTGCGCGTGCTCCAGGCCCGGACCGAGGCCGTCACCTGA
- the bla gene encoding class A beta-lactamase: MSDPALLQPGLTRRAALIGAALAACTARSAQAAEDAAAKLAQLERRDGGMLGVEVRDTATGRRFGHRADERFPMCSTFKAIAAAAVLARADKGQDDLNRRIAYGREALLSYAPVTSKHVETGMTLAELCAAAVVWSDNTAANLMLDTLGGPSGITAFARAHGDTVTRLDRTEPTLNTAIPGDPRDTTSPAAMVGLLDNVLLGHALSAESRARLTGWMQESPTGLKRVRAGLPDGWRTADKTGTGENGTANVVALIHRPDGAPILAAVYLTGSPAEPAARDAVHAEVGRLIARSFPGA; the protein is encoded by the coding sequence ATGTCCGACCCCGCCCTTCTTCAGCCCGGCCTCACCCGTCGCGCCGCCCTGATCGGCGCGGCGCTCGCCGCCTGCACCGCCCGGAGCGCGCAGGCCGCGGAGGACGCGGCGGCCAAGCTCGCGCAGCTGGAGCGGCGCGACGGCGGGATGCTCGGGGTCGAGGTCCGCGACACCGCCACCGGCCGCCGCTTCGGCCACCGGGCCGACGAGCGCTTCCCGATGTGCAGCACCTTCAAGGCGATCGCCGCCGCCGCGGTGCTGGCCCGGGCCGACAAGGGCCAGGACGACCTGAACCGGCGCATCGCCTACGGCCGCGAAGCGCTCCTCAGCTACGCCCCGGTGACGTCGAAACACGTCGAGACCGGCATGACGCTGGCCGAACTCTGCGCCGCCGCCGTGGTGTGGAGCGACAACACCGCCGCCAACCTGATGCTCGACACGCTGGGCGGTCCTTCGGGCATCACCGCCTTCGCCCGCGCCCATGGCGACACCGTCACCCGGCTCGACCGCACCGAGCCGACCCTCAACACCGCGATTCCCGGCGACCCGCGGGACACGACGAGCCCGGCGGCGATGGTCGGCCTCCTCGACAACGTCCTCCTCGGCCACGCCCTGTCGGCGGAATCGCGCGCCCGGCTCACCGGCTGGATGCAGGAGAGCCCGACCGGCCTGAAGCGGGTCCGCGCCGGCCTGCCGGACGGGTGGCGCACGGCCGACAAGACCGGCACCGGCGAGAACGGCACCGCCAACGTGGTGGCGCTGATCCACCGGCCGGACGGTGCGCCGATCCTGGCGGCGGTGTATCTCACCGGATCGCCGGCCGAGCCCGCCGCGCGTGACGCCGTGCACGCCGAGGTGGGCCGGCTGATCGCCCGGAGCTTCCCGGGCGCCTGA
- a CDS encoding ferritin-like domain-containing protein — translation MAEDVQSLYVTALKNTHALELQALQIMERQVERLKRYPDMEAALRRHITETHGQRDRLDEALAAMSESPSALKEGVLGFMGNMAALAHTPAQDEILKNAFANRAFENYEAAAYDALITLAEAAGESARLPAFEMSLREELAMAQKMADLVRPTTRRYLELTVSGSKADR, via the coding sequence ATGGCCGAGGACGTCCAATCGCTCTACGTGACCGCGCTGAAGAACACCCACGCGCTCGAATTGCAGGCGCTCCAGATCATGGAGCGCCAGGTCGAGCGGCTGAAGCGCTATCCCGACATGGAAGCGGCTCTACGCCGCCACATCACCGAGACGCACGGCCAGCGCGACCGGCTCGACGAAGCGCTGGCGGCGATGTCCGAGAGCCCCTCGGCCTTGAAGGAAGGCGTGCTCGGCTTCATGGGCAACATGGCGGCGCTCGCCCACACCCCGGCCCAGGACGAGATCCTGAAGAACGCCTTCGCCAACCGCGCCTTCGAGAATTACGAGGCGGCGGCCTACGACGCACTGATCACGCTGGCGGAAGCCGCCGGCGAGAGCGCCCGGCTGCCGGCCTTCGAGATGTCGCTGCGGGAAGAGCTGGCGATGGCCCAAAAGATGGCCGACCTCGTGCGGCCGACGACGCGGCGCTACCTCGAACTCACGGTCAGCGGCAGCAAGGCCGACCGCTGA
- a CDS encoding IS110 family transposase: protein MKVLYPRCAALDVHKDTVVAAIRLAESSEVQREVRTFATTTPALLDLSAWLDEHACTHVAMEATGIYWRPVWQVLDADSRTLILANAAHVKNVPGRKTDVADAVWLSDLLAHGLIRASFVPEAQTQAMRDLLRTRKQLVREQASHVQRIQKTLEEANLKLASVLTDIMGQSGRAVLDALVKGERDPAGLQALVSPRVKAAPEAIRAALTGRIGDHHRFLLGVHLRQYDGLGRAIAEIDAQVERDLGPFREAVKLLVTIPGISDLTAQVILSEIGPDMSRFPTAGHLISWAGLCPRNDESAGKRRSTRLRKGAPWLKTALVQAAWAGVRKKASYIRAQFQRLRGRRGPKKAICAVAASMLTAIYHMLKAGTAYVDPGPDHGRKAAPTIRAKALVRQIERLGFACEIKPVEPVSI, encoded by the coding sequence ATGAAGGTCCTCTACCCCCGCTGCGCCGCCCTCGATGTTCACAAGGACACCGTCGTCGCAGCCATCCGTCTGGCCGAGAGCAGCGAGGTTCAGCGTGAGGTGCGTACGTTTGCCACCACCACGCCCGCTCTGCTCGACCTCTCCGCCTGGCTCGACGAGCACGCCTGCACCCATGTCGCCATGGAGGCGACCGGCATCTACTGGCGCCCGGTCTGGCAGGTCCTCGACGCCGACAGCCGCACCCTGATCCTGGCCAATGCCGCCCATGTCAAGAACGTGCCCGGCCGCAAGACCGACGTCGCCGACGCGGTCTGGCTCTCCGACCTGCTCGCCCACGGCCTGATCCGCGCCAGCTTCGTGCCCGAGGCTCAGACCCAGGCGATGCGCGACCTGCTGCGCACCCGCAAGCAACTGGTCCGCGAGCAGGCCAGCCACGTCCAGCGCATCCAGAAGACCCTCGAGGAGGCCAACCTCAAGCTCGCCTCGGTGCTCACCGACATCATGGGCCAGTCCGGTCGCGCCGTGCTCGACGCGCTGGTCAAGGGCGAGCGCGATCCGGCTGGGCTGCAGGCGCTGGTCAGCCCGCGGGTGAAGGCGGCGCCCGAGGCGATCCGGGCCGCGCTCACGGGCCGGATCGGGGATCACCACCGTTTCCTGCTCGGTGTGCATCTACGCCAGTACGACGGGTTGGGGCGAGCGATCGCGGAGATCGACGCGCAGGTGGAGCGCGACCTCGGCCCTTTCCGGGAAGCGGTGAAGCTGCTGGTGACGATCCCGGGCATCAGTGACCTCACCGCGCAGGTGATCCTCTCCGAGATCGGCCCCGACATGAGCCGCTTCCCGACCGCCGGCCATCTGATCTCCTGGGCCGGGCTGTGCCCGAGGAACGACGAGAGCGCGGGCAAGCGGCGCTCGACGCGGCTGCGCAAGGGCGCGCCCTGGCTCAAGACGGCCTTGGTGCAGGCCGCCTGGGCCGGAGTGCGCAAGAAGGCGAGCTACATCAGGGCGCAGTTCCAGCGCTTGCGCGGCCGGCGCGGCCCCAAGAAGGCGATCTGCGCGGTCGCCGCTTCGATGTTGACCGCGATCTATCACATGCTCAAGGCCGGCACGGCTTACGTCGATCCCGGGCCTGATCACGGCCGCAAGGCGGCCCCGACCATCCGCGCCAAGGCGCTCGTGCGGCAGATCGAGCGCCTTGGATTTGCGTGCGAAATCAAACCCGTAGAGCCAGTTTCTATTTAG
- a CDS encoding maleate cis-trans isomerase family protein, whose product MIRLGMLTPSSNTRLEPATADLLHDTPDVTAHFARFRVTEITLSAAGLGQFDEAPILNAASLLADAKVDAIAWNGTSAAWLGFARDEALCARITQVTGIPAATAVLGFREAFTRAGIRRVGLVTPYTGDVQARIQANWEAAGFDCAAERHCGLSDNFSFAEVPETQVAAMARAVAAEGAEAIAIVCTNMAGAAMVETLEAELGIPVYDSIAVTLWASLRAAGADPGRITGRGGLFRL is encoded by the coding sequence ATGATCCGGCTCGGGATGCTGACCCCGTCCTCGAACACCCGGCTCGAACCGGCGACCGCGGACCTGCTGCACGACACGCCCGACGTCACGGCGCATTTCGCGCGCTTTCGCGTCACCGAGATCACCCTGTCGGCGGCCGGGCTCGGGCAGTTCGACGAGGCGCCGATCCTGAACGCGGCCTCCCTCCTCGCCGACGCCAAGGTCGATGCGATCGCCTGGAACGGCACTTCAGCGGCCTGGCTGGGCTTTGCCCGCGACGAGGCCCTGTGTGCCCGGATCACGCAAGTCACCGGTATTCCGGCGGCGACCGCCGTGCTCGGATTTCGCGAGGCCTTCACCCGGGCCGGCATCCGGCGGGTCGGCCTCGTCACGCCCTATACCGGCGACGTGCAGGCGAGGATCCAAGCGAATTGGGAGGCGGCCGGGTTCGATTGCGCGGCCGAGCGGCATTGCGGGCTGTCCGACAACTTCTCCTTCGCGGAGGTTCCGGAAACGCAGGTGGCCGCGATGGCCCGGGCGGTGGCGGCGGAAGGCGCCGAGGCGATAGCGATCGTCTGCACCAACATGGCGGGGGCGGCGATGGTCGAAACCCTGGAAGCCGAACTCGGCATCCCGGTCTATGACTCGATCGCCGTCACCCTGTGGGCGTCCTTGCGGGCGGCAGGCGCCGATCCCGGCCGGATCACCGGCCGGGGCGGGCTGTTCCGGCTCTGA
- a CDS encoding ABC transporter ATP-binding protein — MSAIDLADVQKVFRDRDGRDLVAVDRTRATIEAGEFVCLLGPSGCGKSTLLNMIAGFEAPTSGEVRVAGRRVERPGADRGVVFQQPTLMPWLTVIDNVAFHLKLKGVAKPERHARAKTYIDLVGLTGFERHYPAELSGGMSQRVGIARALLMNPAVILMDEPFAALDAQTKIEMQEELVTIWQRVGATVVFVTHSVDEALVLGNRIAVMSRRPGRIREFIPFDLPRPRDVTSPEFNDMKRRVLAMIREESSRKAAA, encoded by the coding sequence ATGAGTGCGATCGACCTCGCCGACGTTCAGAAAGTGTTTCGCGACCGCGACGGGCGCGACCTCGTGGCGGTGGACCGCACCCGGGCCACGATCGAGGCGGGCGAGTTCGTCTGCCTGCTCGGGCCGTCGGGCTGCGGCAAGTCCACCCTGCTCAACATGATCGCGGGCTTCGAGGCGCCCACCTCCGGCGAGGTTCGCGTCGCGGGACGGCGGGTCGAGCGGCCGGGCGCCGATCGCGGCGTGGTGTTCCAGCAGCCGACGCTGATGCCCTGGCTCACGGTGATCGACAACGTCGCCTTCCACCTCAAGCTGAAGGGCGTGGCGAAACCTGAGCGGCACGCGCGGGCCAAGACCTATATCGACCTCGTCGGGCTCACCGGCTTCGAGCGGCATTATCCGGCGGAGCTGTCGGGAGGCATGAGCCAGCGGGTCGGCATCGCCCGGGCGCTCCTGATGAACCCGGCGGTGATCCTGATGGACGAGCCTTTCGCGGCCCTCGATGCCCAGACCAAGATCGAGATGCAGGAGGAACTGGTCACGATCTGGCAGCGGGTCGGTGCCACGGTGGTCTTCGTCACCCACTCGGTCGACGAGGCCCTGGTGCTCGGTAACCGCATCGCCGTGATGAGCCGGCGCCCCGGCCGCATCCGCGAGTTCATCCCCTTCGATCTACCCCGGCCGCGGGACGTGACGAGCCCGGAATTCAACGACATGAAGCGGCGGGTGCTCGCGATGATCCGCGAGGAATCGAGCCGGAAGGCCGCGGCATGA
- a CDS encoding ABC transporter permease, with translation MASATETAPLTPAAPAPARRLPRRLVAFFERAALPLLLVAGWEAFARSGALPAALLPAPTAVLHALGDWLFGLDESTQTYSGHWVPDALASLTRVAAGYAIAALSAILIGVAIGWWRLVERTVEPTLQMLRPIPPVSWIPLAIIWFGIADKPAIFLVFLGAFFPVLMNTIHGVRGVDRNLIRAGAMMGASESQLLTDIVLPAALPSIFSGLRIAIGSAWMLTVTAEMVAVKSGLGYVLWDSYYFLRYDIVLAAMISIGLLGYLSDLGLKALMASVLHWQKGTTVQGR, from the coding sequence ATGGCCTCGGCTACTGAGACCGCGCCGCTCACCCCCGCGGCCCCGGCCCCCGCCCGCCGGCTGCCCCGGCGCCTCGTCGCCTTTTTCGAGCGGGCGGCCCTGCCGCTCCTCCTCGTCGCCGGCTGGGAGGCGTTCGCCCGCTCCGGCGCACTCCCGGCGGCGCTCCTGCCGGCGCCCACCGCCGTTCTGCACGCGCTGGGCGACTGGCTCTTCGGCCTCGACGAGAGTACCCAGACCTATTCCGGCCATTGGGTGCCGGATGCGCTGGCGAGCCTCACCCGGGTCGCGGCCGGCTACGCCATCGCGGCTTTGTCGGCGATTCTGATCGGCGTCGCGATCGGCTGGTGGCGGCTCGTCGAGCGCACCGTCGAGCCGACCCTGCAGATGCTGCGGCCGATCCCGCCGGTCTCGTGGATCCCGCTCGCCATCATCTGGTTCGGCATCGCCGACAAGCCGGCGATCTTCCTGGTCTTCCTCGGTGCGTTCTTTCCCGTCTTGATGAACACCATCCACGGCGTGCGCGGGGTCGACCGCAACCTGATCCGGGCCGGCGCCATGATGGGCGCCTCCGAGAGCCAGCTCCTCACCGACATCGTCCTGCCGGCCGCCCTGCCGTCGATTTTCTCCGGATTGCGCATCGCCATCGGCTCGGCCTGGATGCTGACGGTGACCGCCGAGATGGTCGCGGTGAAGAGCGGGCTCGGCTACGTCCTGTGGGATTCCTACTACTTCCTGCGCTACGACATCGTGCTCGCCGCGATGATCTCGATCGGGCTGCTCGGCTACCTGTCCGATCTCGGCCTCAAGGCGCTGATGGCCTCGGTGCTGCACTGGCAGAAGGGCACGACGGTGCAGGGGCGGTGA
- a CDS encoding ABC transporter substrate-binding protein: MRRHLGPLLAAAIWSFSPGPLSPASAQDAPVKVGYAKCAHCLPVALLPGFAKGATIDATGFNSGNDVLTALIAKSLDVAQVTYLHYVTALDKGFDIVAVAGEVNGGSECLSAKALNLKADDWAGFKAAVEKAKVAGTPLKVAASRGNAQDIHMRGAFLKQGINPNKDVQFVNIPNPSDHLAAMQRGEIDMVCSVEPFASQIRMAGAATHFVLPYDQAAGNLTNLIVTRSDVIAKNRAGVQAVVDADVALVETLKADKGVWIDVINQKTGLSKEVAAAAIQNAEPDYRMHRAKTQAIAAMMRDLKYISRDVSADVETHMDFSFLEAATKKTRDGLGY; the protein is encoded by the coding sequence ATGCGCCGCCATCTCGGCCCCCTGCTGGCCGCCGCCATCTGGTCCTTCTCGCCCGGGCCCCTCTCGCCGGCCTCCGCCCAGGACGCGCCGGTGAAGGTGGGTTACGCCAAATGCGCCCATTGCCTGCCGGTCGCCCTGCTGCCGGGGTTCGCCAAAGGCGCGACGATCGACGCCACCGGCTTCAATTCCGGCAACGACGTGCTGACGGCCTTGATCGCGAAAAGCCTCGACGTGGCGCAGGTCACCTATCTCCACTACGTCACCGCTCTCGACAAAGGCTTCGACATCGTGGCGGTGGCCGGCGAGGTGAATGGCGGCTCGGAATGCCTTTCCGCCAAGGCGCTGAACCTGAAGGCCGACGACTGGGCCGGGTTCAAGGCGGCGGTGGAGAAGGCGAAGGTGGCGGGCACCCCGCTCAAGGTGGCGGCCTCCCGCGGCAACGCGCAGGACATCCACATGCGCGGCGCCTTCCTCAAGCAGGGCATCAACCCGAACAAGGACGTGCAGTTCGTCAACATCCCGAACCCGTCCGACCACCTCGCGGCGATGCAGCGGGGCGAGATCGACATGGTCTGCTCTGTCGAGCCCTTCGCCTCGCAGATCCGCATGGCGGGGGCCGCCACGCATTTCGTGCTGCCCTACGACCAGGCGGCCGGCAACCTGACCAACCTGATCGTCACCCGCTCCGACGTGATCGCCAAGAACCGCGCCGGCGTGCAGGCGGTGGTCGATGCCGACGTGGCCCTGGTCGAGACGCTCAAGGCCGACAAGGGCGTCTGGATCGACGTGATCAACCAGAAGACCGGCCTGTCGAAGGAGGTCGCCGCCGCGGCGATCCAGAACGCCGAGCCGGATTACCGCATGCACCGCGCCAAGACCCAGGCGATCGCCGCGATGATGCGGGACCTGAAATACATCAGCCGCGACGTCTCGGCGGATGTCGAGACGCACATGGACTTCTCGTTCCTGGAGGCCGCCACCAAGAAGACCCGCGATGGCCTCGGCTACTGA